In Kaistella faecalis, a genomic segment contains:
- the paaZ gene encoding phenylacetic acid degradation bifunctional protein PaaZ has protein sequence MKLKNYIAGHWIEGTGNEIPLYNAVNGELVAVSDTEGLDFQQALDYGRTLGYKNLSSMTFYDRGEMLKKVALYLLERKKKYYDLSYKTGATHADSWVDIEGGFGTFFAYSGLAKRMLPNTPFWVDGDTQKLSANGTFIGTHILTPSEGVSVQINAYNFPVWGMMEKLSTSLLAGVPSVVKPATPGSYLTNAVFQDMIESGILPEGAIQLVCGEPGNILDYVQDGDSVLFTGSASTGKKLKSLPSVSTNAVRFNMEADSLNASILGLDAKPGTPEFDLFIKEVRNEMTTKAGQKCTAIRRIIVPENLVGDVQNALSKALDQTKIGNPLNRETRMGSIVGKKEMEVLESKIQLLKAETELIYDGKHELVDADYESGAFMSPKVFYNDKPFEKNVSHDVEAFGPVSTIMPYKDAEEAAALAKRGKGSLVGSIISHDEKFVAETSWKMASSHGRIFVLNRDNAKESTGHGSPLPTLMHGGPGRAGGGEEMGGLNGLHFFLQKTAIQGSPDILTAITKIYQQGADKKYADKHPFNKYFEEVEIGDSLETAGRTVTEADIVNFSNVSWDHFYAHTDATSLNGTIFDKTVAHGYFILSAAAGLFVSGKKGPVIANYGLENASFFKPVYAGDTITVYLTAKEKINKGVKGRNIPSGVIKWLVEVVNQRDEIVCVATILTLVAKKSPFIQLQTKSIQKILNGLTENSERKFGMMSPQLMVEHLEEVLRNGFGSLEPSDFPEIPADKIELLQDWIYTDQKIRPGAQYPLLKEGEELVLRFKNLTEAKEKLLETLKEFLIYYRENPQAENFHPRFGMLTKEMMELFHRKHFTHHFEQFGLI, from the coding sequence ATGAAACTCAAAAACTATATCGCCGGACACTGGATTGAAGGCACAGGAAATGAAATCCCTCTTTATAACGCAGTAAACGGAGAACTCGTAGCTGTTTCTGATACTGAAGGTCTGGATTTTCAACAGGCATTGGACTATGGAAGAACTCTTGGTTATAAAAACCTTTCTTCCATGACTTTCTATGATCGCGGCGAAATGTTGAAAAAAGTGGCGTTGTATTTATTAGAAAGAAAAAAGAAATATTACGATCTGTCCTATAAAACAGGAGCGACGCACGCTGATTCCTGGGTCGATATTGAAGGAGGCTTCGGAACATTCTTCGCTTATTCCGGTTTGGCTAAAAGAATGTTGCCGAACACGCCTTTTTGGGTCGATGGCGACACCCAGAAACTTTCCGCCAACGGAACTTTCATCGGAACTCATATTTTAACGCCGAGCGAAGGCGTTTCTGTACAGATCAACGCCTACAACTTTCCGGTTTGGGGAATGATGGAAAAACTTTCTACTTCTTTGCTTGCCGGAGTTCCAAGTGTGGTGAAACCTGCAACCCCCGGTTCTTATCTGACCAACGCGGTTTTTCAGGATATGATTGAAAGTGGCATTCTTCCAGAAGGTGCGATTCAGTTGGTTTGTGGCGAACCGGGAAATATTTTGGATTACGTTCAGGACGGAGATTCCGTGCTTTTTACAGGTTCCGCTTCCACAGGAAAAAAATTAAAATCTTTGCCCTCCGTTTCTACCAATGCGGTAAGATTCAATATGGAAGCTGATTCTCTGAATGCTTCGATTCTTGGGTTAGATGCAAAACCTGGCACACCGGAATTCGACCTTTTCATCAAGGAAGTCCGCAACGAAATGACGACCAAAGCCGGCCAAAAATGTACAGCAATCCGCAGAATTATTGTTCCTGAAAATCTCGTTGGTGATGTTCAGAATGCTTTAAGCAAAGCTTTAGACCAGACAAAAATCGGAAACCCGCTGAACCGTGAAACCAGAATGGGCTCCATCGTCGGTAAAAAAGAAATGGAAGTTCTAGAAAGCAAAATTCAACTTCTAAAAGCCGAAACAGAACTTATCTACGACGGTAAACACGAACTGGTAGACGCTGATTACGAAAGTGGCGCCTTTATGTCACCAAAAGTTTTTTATAATGATAAACCTTTCGAGAAAAATGTTTCTCATGATGTGGAAGCTTTCGGGCCCGTTTCAACCATAATGCCCTATAAAGATGCCGAGGAAGCTGCGGCTTTGGCTAAAAGAGGTAAGGGAAGTTTGGTGGGCTCTATCATTTCACATGACGAAAAATTTGTTGCTGAAACTTCCTGGAAAATGGCTTCGTCACACGGGCGTATTTTTGTATTGAACCGCGATAACGCAAAGGAATCTACAGGTCACGGTTCGCCGTTACCCACATTGATGCACGGCGGTCCCGGAAGAGCAGGGGGTGGTGAGGAAATGGGCGGTTTGAACGGACTTCATTTCTTTCTTCAGAAAACCGCAATTCAGGGTTCTCCGGATATTTTGACAGCCATTACAAAAATTTATCAGCAGGGAGCCGATAAAAAATATGCGGATAAACATCCGTTCAATAAGTATTTTGAAGAAGTTGAAATCGGTGACTCTCTGGAAACTGCCGGCAGGACAGTAACTGAAGCCGATATTGTAAATTTTTCGAATGTTTCATGGGATCATTTCTACGCGCACACGGATGCTACAAGTTTAAACGGAACCATTTTTGATAAGACAGTTGCGCACGGATATTTTATTCTTTCAGCTGCGGCCGGTCTGTTTGTCTCCGGTAAAAAAGGTCCTGTTATCGCGAATTACGGACTCGAAAATGCAAGTTTCTTTAAACCTGTTTATGCCGGCGACACCATCACCGTTTATTTGACAGCAAAAGAAAAAATCAATAAAGGCGTAAAAGGCAGAAACATACCTTCCGGAGTAATAAAATGGCTGGTGGAAGTTGTAAATCAGCGCGACGAGATCGTTTGTGTTGCTACAATTCTTACACTTGTTGCCAAAAAATCACCTTTTATTCAGTTACAGACAAAAAGTATCCAAAAAATATTAAACGGCTTGACCGAAAATTCCGAAAGAAAATTCGGAATGATGTCTCCGCAACTGATGGTAGAACATCTGGAGGAGGTTTTGCGTAATGGTTTCGGTTCTTTGGAGCCTTCTGACTTTCCTGAAATTCCGGCCGATAAAATCGAGCTGCTTCAGGACTGGATTTATACAGATCAGAAAATCAGACCTGGTGCGCAATATCCGCTCCTTAAAGAAGGTGAAGAGCTTGTATTGCGATTTAAGAATCTTACGGAAGCAAAAGAGAAGCTTCTGGAAACTTTAAAAGAATTTCTGATTTATTACCGCGAAAATCCACAAGCCGAGAATTTCCATCCGCGTTTCGGAATGCTGACCAAGGAAATGATGGAATTGTTCCACAGAAAACATTTTACTCACCATTTTGAGCAGTTTGGATTGATCTAG
- a CDS encoding SDR family NAD(P)-dependent oxidoreductase, which yields MNKEKTVLILGANSDVAKQCILQYTAKGYTVFAASRDLISLENFITKNHLKNSVQVMFFDAADFLSHQKFYEELPAKPHIVIYAAGFLRQNEQACKNFNDAFEMMKVNYAGAVSVLNIIANDLSNTNLERIIGLSSLSGVRGRKSNYIYGSTKAAFTTYLSGLRQDLSSRNITVNVLISGYIRTKINVGLNLNESLIMEPDYVAKHIVNAGDSFTIVPNWKWKIIYWILKISPEFLVAKLP from the coding sequence ATGAACAAGGAGAAAACAGTTCTCATTTTAGGCGCCAATTCCGATGTCGCTAAACAGTGTATTTTGCAATATACAGCAAAAGGTTATACCGTTTTTGCAGCTTCGCGGGATTTAATTTCACTGGAAAATTTTATCACAAAAAATCACCTGAAAAATTCGGTTCAGGTGATGTTTTTTGATGCGGCTGATTTTTTGTCTCATCAGAAATTTTATGAGGAATTGCCCGCGAAACCTCACATTGTGATTTACGCAGCAGGATTTTTAAGACAGAATGAGCAAGCGTGCAAAAATTTCAATGATGCTTTCGAAATGATGAAGGTGAATTACGCCGGCGCAGTTTCAGTTTTAAATATAATTGCGAACGATCTTTCAAATACAAATCTTGAACGAATCATCGGTCTGTCCTCTCTTTCAGGAGTTAGAGGCAGAAAAAGCAATTATATTTATGGTAGTACAAAAGCAGCTTTCACGACTTATCTTTCGGGTTTGAGGCAGGATTTAAGTTCACGGAATATTACCGTAAATGTTTTGATCAGCGGTTACATCAGAACCAAAATAAATGTAGGTTTAAACCTAAATGAATCTTTAATCATGGAACCGGATTATGTCGCGAAACACATCGTGAACGCGGGGGATTCCTTCACCATTGTTCCCAACTGGAAATGGAAAATCATTTACTGGATTTTAAAAATATCCCCTGAATTTTTGGTGGCGAAATTACCGTAA
- a CDS encoding thermonuclease family protein: MRRLLFLLFCVCFYGFGFSQKISGKVVGVKDGDTFVVLNEHREIVVRLEHIDAPEKNQPYGAKAKMFASDFCFGKTVVVIGNGKRDRNGRWIGEIFYKNQNLGKELVRNGLAWHFKRYSKSENYADLEMEARKKKRGLWQEKEPIAPWEWRKFKKRKFEIVRI, from the coding sequence ATGAGGAGATTACTGTTTTTATTGTTCTGTGTGTGTTTTTACGGATTTGGCTTTTCACAGAAAATTTCGGGAAAAGTGGTGGGCGTGAAGGACGGTGATACGTTTGTAGTGCTGAATGAACATAGAGAGATCGTTGTTAGACTTGAACATATTGATGCGCCGGAGAAAAATCAGCCATATGGGGCTAAGGCAAAAATGTTCGCTTCAGATTTTTGTTTTGGAAAGACTGTTGTAGTGATTGGAAACGGCAAAAGGGACAGAAACGGAAGGTGGATCGGTGAAATTTTCTATAAGAACCAGAATTTAGGAAAAGAGTTAGTGAGGAACGGCTTAGCATGGCATTTCAAGCGGTATTCAAAAAGTGAAAATTATGCAGATCTGGAAATGGAAGCACGAAAAAAGAAACGCGGACTTTGGCAGGAAAAAGAACCTATCGCTCCGTGGGAATGGCGGAAGTTCAAAAAAAGAAAGTTTGAAATTGTAAGAATTTAG
- the aspS gene encoding aspartate--tRNA ligase — protein MFRTHTNGELSLQNLNENVTLSGWVQTIRDKGFMIWIDLRDRYGITQLVFDQDRSSAELMEEAKKLGREFVIQVEGKVIERVSKNPNIPTGEIEILVEKLTVLNESQLPPFTIEDQTDGGEELRMKYRYLDIRRNPVKDKLIFRHKMAQKVRNYLSDQNFIEVETPVLIKSTPEGARDFVVPSRMNPGQFYALPQSPQTFKQLLMIGGMDRYFQIVKCFRDEDLRADRQPEFTQIDCEMAFVEQEDVLEIFEGMTATLLKDIAGKEFGKFPRMTFADAMKNYGNDKPDIRFGMKFVEVNELVKGKDFKIFDDAELVVGINVEGCADYTRKQIDELIDWVKRPQIGANGMIWIKFQNDGVVTSSVNKFYSEEDLKKITEKFGAKEGDLIFLMSGNENKVRNQLSALRMELGNRLGLRKGNEFAPLWVIDFPLLEWDEETGRYHAMHHPFTSPKPEDVHLLETDPGIARANAYDLILNGNEIGGGSVRIFDKDLQAKMFNLLGFTKEDAEAQFGFLMNAFQYGAPPHAGLALGFDRLVAILDGNEVIRDYIAFPKNNSGRDVMIDAPSKIADEQLEELFLKVETKE, from the coding sequence ATGTTCCGTACGCATACCAACGGCGAGCTTTCGCTTCAAAATCTTAATGAAAATGTTACGCTTTCAGGCTGGGTTCAAACAATCCGTGATAAAGGATTTATGATTTGGATCGACCTTCGGGACCGTTACGGAATTACACAGCTGGTCTTCGATCAGGACCGTTCCTCTGCAGAATTAATGGAAGAAGCTAAAAAGCTCGGACGTGAATTCGTGATTCAGGTTGAAGGAAAAGTCATTGAAAGAGTTTCAAAAAACCCGAATATTCCTACAGGCGAAATTGAAATTTTAGTTGAAAAGCTTACTGTTCTAAATGAATCCCAGCTTCCGCCATTCACCATCGAAGATCAAACCGATGGTGGTGAAGAACTGAGAATGAAATACAGATATTTGGATATCCGCAGAAATCCGGTAAAAGACAAACTGATTTTCCGTCACAAAATGGCGCAGAAAGTAAGGAACTATCTTTCTGATCAGAATTTTATCGAAGTTGAAACGCCGGTTCTTATTAAATCCACTCCCGAAGGTGCAAGAGATTTCGTGGTTCCAAGCAGAATGAATCCTGGCCAGTTTTATGCACTTCCGCAATCGCCACAAACTTTCAAACAGTTGTTGATGATCGGCGGAATGGACCGTTATTTCCAGATTGTAAAATGTTTCCGTGACGAGGATTTAAGAGCAGACAGACAGCCTGAGTTTACCCAAATCGATTGCGAAATGGCTTTTGTGGAGCAGGAAGATGTTTTGGAAATCTTCGAAGGAATGACGGCGACTTTATTGAAAGATATTGCCGGAAAAGAATTCGGAAAATTCCCGAGAATGACTTTCGCTGACGCGATGAAAAATTATGGTAATGACAAACCTGATATCCGTTTCGGGATGAAATTCGTGGAAGTAAATGAGTTGGTTAAAGGAAAGGATTTCAAAATATTTGATGACGCCGAATTGGTTGTCGGAATCAATGTTGAAGGCTGCGCAGATTATACGAGAAAACAAATCGACGAACTCATTGATTGGGTAAAACGTCCGCAAATTGGTGCCAACGGAATGATTTGGATTAAATTCCAGAATGACGGCGTTGTAACTTCTTCCGTAAATAAATTTTACAGCGAAGAAGATTTAAAGAAAATTACAGAAAAATTCGGAGCAAAAGAAGGAGATTTAATTTTCCTGATGTCCGGAAATGAAAATAAGGTAAGAAACCAACTTTCCGCATTGAGAATGGAACTTGGGAACCGTTTGGGTTTAAGAAAAGGAAACGAATTTGCACCACTTTGGGTAATCGATTTCCCGCTGTTGGAATGGGACGAAGAAACCGGAAGATACCATGCAATGCACCATCCGTTCACGTCACCAAAACCTGAAGATGTGCACTTACTGGAAACCGATCCGGGAATAGCGAGAGCAAATGCTTACGATTTAATTCTGAACGGAAATGAAATCGGCGGCGGATCTGTAAGGATTTTCGATAAAGATTTACAGGCAAAAATGTTTAACCTATTAGGTTTCACCAAAGAAGACGCCGAAGCACAGTTTGGATTTTTGATGAACGCTTTCCAGTACGGAGCACCGCCTCACGCAGGTCTGGCTCTAGGTTTCGACCGTTTGGTTGCAATTTTGGACGGAAACGAAGTCATCCGCGATTATATTGCTTTTCCGAAAAACAATTCCGGACGGGATGTAATGATCGACGCACCGAGTAAGATTGCTGATGAGCAGCTTGAAGAACTTTTCCTGAAAGTAGAAACGAAAGAATAA
- a CDS encoding SMUG2 DNA glycosylase family protein, whose product MKTFGEKVVAFNKELKYSGKLPDGFDLLNPFFDNAETLTVMATFYQKFYNDHHQRKFIIGINPSRHGAGVTGVPFTDTKRLESACGIRMESARTHEVSSVFMYDMIEAFGGAEQFYSDFYINSPFPLAIIRKTARGGLNANYYDDKDLFQTLKPFMIQSLKDHISLGLDISEVFILGKKNAVFIEKINQQEKFFDKITVLEHPRYIQQYKSKEKQLYIDKYLIALNKA is encoded by the coding sequence ATGAAAACCTTTGGGGAAAAAGTTGTCGCGTTTAATAAAGAATTAAAATATTCAGGGAAACTTCCTGATGGCTTCGACCTGCTTAATCCATTTTTTGATAACGCCGAAACGTTAACGGTGATGGCAACGTTTTACCAGAAGTTTTACAATGATCATCATCAGCGGAAATTCATCATCGGAATCAATCCAAGCCGCCACGGAGCGGGAGTTACAGGTGTTCCGTTTACCGATACCAAAAGACTGGAAAGCGCCTGCGGAATCAGGATGGAATCGGCGAGAACACACGAAGTTTCTTCCGTTTTTATGTATGACATGATTGAAGCTTTCGGCGGCGCAGAACAGTTTTACAGCGATTTCTATATCAATTCGCCGTTTCCCTTAGCCATCATTAGGAAGACGGCGAGAGGCGGTTTAAACGCCAACTATTATGATGACAAAGATCTTTTTCAGACGTTGAAACCTTTTATGATTCAAAGTTTAAAAGATCATATCAGCTTGGGTTTGGATATTTCTGAGGTCTTTATTTTAGGAAAAAAGAACGCGGTTTTTATTGAAAAAATAAACCAACAGGAAAAATTTTTCGATAAAATCACTGTTTTAGAACATCCCAGATATATTCAGCAGTATAAAAGCAAAGAGAAACAATTATACATCGACAAATATTTAATCGCACTAAATAAAGCATAA
- a CDS encoding GH92 family glycosyl hydrolase, protein MKKSLSLFSFSFFLMITAQNLTSYVNPFVGTKNMGHTFPGATSPFGMVQLSPETNQVPYAVDGKYNPETYRYCSGYQFEDQTIFGFSHTHFSGVGHSDLGDFLVMPTTGKLNLEPGKISEPKSGYHSQFSKSTEKAEPGFYEVFLDDYGIKAELTTSDRVGFHRYTFPKSGESHIILDLMSNIYNYDSKNVWTFVRAEDNQTVVGYRETTGWARTKKVFFAMKFSKPFKSYGRKRYEKVEYNGFYRKFNENENFPEFAGRQIRAYFDFDTEKDEQILIKFALSNTSTNGALKNLDAEIPHWDFNQVKNETSEKWEKELSKIEVETLNENDKKTFYTALYHTMMSPILYEDVDGKYLGLDQNIHESEGFTNYSIFSLWDTYRALHPLYNIIQPKRNNDFVHSMMAHYDQSVHKALPIWSHYANENWCMIGYHSVSVIADAIVKGTTDIDVSRALTAARNSSNLKYYDGIEDYLKYGYVPEDKSSSSVSKTLEYAYDDWAIAQIAKRAGDKNSETEYLTRSQSYRNVYNPKTGFMHPKLSDGNFKKEFDPMDTHGQGFIEGNAFNYGLYVPQNVPEMIKMMGGKTKFSKHLDEIFTTEIADKYIEKNEDITRDGIIGNYVHGNEPGHHIPYLYNWTGDAWKTQERVRMIMRKMYSAEEDGLCGNDDAGQMSAWYVFSALGFYPVLPGSDEYQIGSPLVKSAKINLENGKTLSIKTENQSEKNVYVKRILVNGKEIKNHVLKHSDIANGGKVIFVMSDKH, encoded by the coding sequence ATGAAAAAATCACTTTCTCTTTTTTCTTTTTCCTTTTTCCTTATGATTACTGCTCAAAATCTTACTTCTTATGTCAATCCGTTTGTCGGCACAAAAAATATGGGACATACTTTTCCAGGTGCTACTTCGCCGTTCGGTATGGTGCAGCTTTCGCCGGAAACCAATCAAGTTCCGTACGCGGTTGACGGCAAATACAATCCCGAAACGTATCGCTACTGTTCGGGTTATCAGTTTGAAGACCAAACCATTTTTGGTTTTTCGCATACCCATTTCAGCGGTGTTGGACATTCTGATCTCGGAGATTTTCTTGTGATGCCTACGACAGGTAAACTCAATTTAGAACCCGGAAAAATTAGTGAACCGAAAAGCGGTTACCATTCTCAGTTTTCAAAAAGCACAGAAAAAGCGGAACCTGGATTTTATGAAGTCTTTCTTGATGATTATGGAATTAAAGCAGAACTCACCACCTCGGACCGGGTGGGTTTTCACCGTTACACATTCCCCAAATCAGGCGAATCGCATATTATTCTGGATTTAATGTCGAATATTTACAACTACGATTCTAAAAATGTGTGGACTTTTGTTCGGGCTGAAGACAATCAGACCGTTGTCGGTTACCGCGAGACAACCGGCTGGGCGCGAACCAAAAAGGTGTTCTTTGCGATGAAATTTTCGAAACCGTTTAAAAGTTATGGCAGAAAACGCTACGAAAAAGTAGAATACAACGGCTTCTACAGAAAATTCAATGAAAACGAGAACTTCCCGGAATTTGCTGGAAGACAAATCAGGGCGTATTTCGATTTTGACACTGAAAAAGACGAGCAGATTCTGATCAAATTCGCACTTTCAAATACTTCTACCAACGGAGCACTAAAAAATCTGGACGCAGAAATTCCGCACTGGGATTTCAATCAGGTGAAAAATGAGACTTCCGAAAAGTGGGAGAAAGAACTTTCGAAAATTGAGGTGGAAACTTTAAACGAAAACGATAAAAAAACTTTCTACACCGCACTTTATCACACCATGATGTCGCCGATTCTTTACGAAGATGTTGATGGAAAATACCTCGGACTTGATCAAAATATTCATGAATCGGAAGGATTTACCAACTACTCCATTTTTTCGCTTTGGGACACCTATCGTGCGCTGCATCCGCTTTACAATATTATTCAGCCTAAAAGAAACAACGATTTTGTGCATTCAATGATGGCACATTACGACCAAAGCGTCCATAAAGCTTTGCCCATCTGGAGTCATTACGCCAACGAAAACTGGTGTATGATCGGTTATCACTCTGTTTCCGTAATTGCAGATGCAATCGTGAAAGGAACTACCGATATCGATGTAAGCCGGGCTTTAACAGCAGCAAGGAATTCATCAAACCTAAAGTACTATGACGGAATTGAAGACTATCTGAAATACGGCTATGTTCCCGAGGACAAAAGCAGTTCCTCAGTTTCAAAAACGTTGGAATATGCCTATGATGACTGGGCTATCGCGCAAATTGCAAAAAGAGCCGGCGACAAAAATTCCGAAACCGAATATCTGACAAGAAGCCAGTCTTACCGCAATGTTTACAATCCCAAAACCGGATTTATGCATCCAAAACTTTCAGACGGAAATTTCAAGAAAGAATTTGATCCGATGGATACGCACGGCCAGGGTTTTATCGAAGGAAATGCTTTTAATTACGGACTTTATGTCCCTCAAAACGTTCCCGAAATGATCAAAATGATGGGCGGAAAAACTAAATTCTCCAAACATTTAGATGAAATTTTCACCACGGAAATCGCTGACAAATACATCGAAAAAAACGAAGACATCACCCGAGACGGCATCATCGGAAACTACGTTCACGGAAACGAACCGGGGCATCATATTCCGTATCTATACAACTGGACGGGCGATGCGTGGAAAACCCAGGAACGCGTGCGGATGATTATGCGGAAAATGTATTCAGCCGAAGAAGACGGACTTTGCGGAAATGATGATGCAGGACAAATGTCGGCGTGGTATGTTTTCTCGGCGCTTGGTTTTTATCCTGTTTTGCCGGGTTCCGATGAATATCAGATTGGTTCGCCTTTGGTAAAATCTGCGAAAATTAATCTGGAAAACGGGAAAACGTTATCTATTAAAACCGAAAATCAATCAGAGAAAAATGTTTATGTAAAGCGAATTTTGGTAAACGGAAAAGAAATTAAAAACCATGTTCTTAAGCACAGCGACATTGCAAACGGAGGAAAAGTTATTTTCGTAATGAGTGATAAACACTGA
- a CDS encoding T9SS type A sorting domain-containing protein, translated as MKKSFFLGLLGIIFSTMGYGQTSTETFETESHGSKSFTDNGVIFTIITHTGGFDIQGNYPGTGWSGTSNDNRYIDNSGAGNVVTNASFSIKTTSNLFKVNRFWIFLSDTSLNQTVAGTLTVTGKINGVTKFTQTKTTGFATSLGSTNGHTLIDLTNLNGQNYSNIVIDQLQITLGGAYVYAGLDAFTWVKDSGIVLATEDTQISGKLKVYPNPTHGELNIDINGKNAAQIYSSEGKLVKTTYLKDGHNRTNIDELPNGVYLIKVGTETKKIIKK; from the coding sequence ATGAAAAAATCTTTCTTCCTCGGTCTTTTAGGTATTATCTTCTCCACAATGGGGTATGGACAAACCAGTACTGAAACTTTTGAAACCGAATCTCACGGCAGTAAGAGTTTCACAGACAATGGTGTAATTTTTACAATTATTACCCACACCGGTGGGTTTGATATTCAGGGAAACTACCCTGGTACAGGCTGGAGTGGAACGTCAAATGACAACAGATATATCGACAATTCCGGCGCCGGCAATGTAGTTACAAATGCATCATTCAGTATTAAAACAACTTCCAATTTGTTTAAAGTAAACAGATTTTGGATATTTCTTTCCGATACCAGTCTCAATCAAACGGTAGCGGGTACTCTTACGGTCACCGGCAAAATAAATGGTGTCACCAAATTTACACAAACTAAAACTACAGGTTTTGCCACTTCTTTGGGTTCCACTAATGGACACACTTTAATTGACCTCACTAATCTTAACGGACAAAACTATAGTAATATAGTTATAGATCAACTTCAAATTACTCTAGGTGGAGCATATGTCTACGCAGGATTAGATGCTTTTACCTGGGTGAAAGATTCCGGAATTGTATTGGCCACAGAAGACACACAAATTTCTGGCAAACTGAAAGTTTATCCCAATCCTACCCATGGAGAATTGAATATTGATATTAACGGGAAAAACGCAGCGCAGATATACAGTTCCGAAGGTAAGCTTGTAAAAACAACCTACTTGAAAGATGGCCATAATAGAACCAATATAGATGAACTTCCAAATGGAGTATACCTGATCAAAGTGGGCACAGAAACGAAAAAAATAATTAAAAAATAA
- a CDS encoding enoyl-CoA hydratase/isomerase family protein produces the protein MTDSVHSNLHNNICHITFGTEKSNSLPGEILELLAQTILDAGKNENVKAILLKSEGEKAFCAGASFDELLSIEELETSKRFFGGFAKVLNAMRNCGKLVIVRVQGKTTGGGVGIACAADYCFATKDAAMALTELNLGIGPFVIGPYVERKIGKSAYAAMSIDADFRSAEWCEKHDVYHSVSSTIVEMDAELQNFVEKLSHRSSDALALIKKVSWEGTEHFESLMPERIHMSASLILEDSAKKNIELIKERLRAK, from the coding sequence ATGACTGACTCTGTACATTCCAATCTACATAATAATATTTGTCACATAACCTTCGGAACCGAAAAAAGCAATTCTTTACCCGGTGAAATTCTGGAATTGCTCGCTCAAACAATTTTAGATGCCGGAAAAAATGAAAATGTGAAAGCCATTTTGTTGAAATCTGAGGGTGAAAAAGCTTTCTGTGCAGGCGCAAGTTTCGATGAGCTACTTTCAATTGAAGAACTGGAGACTTCTAAAAGATTTTTTGGCGGTTTCGCAAAAGTTTTAAATGCAATGCGCAATTGCGGAAAACTTGTTATCGTTCGCGTTCAGGGAAAAACAACTGGTGGCGGTGTAGGAATTGCCTGTGCGGCAGATTACTGTTTTGCGACGAAAGATGCTGCGATGGCTTTAACTGAATTGAATTTGGGAATCGGACCTTTCGTTATCGGACCATACGTTGAAAGAAAAATAGGGAAATCAGCTTACGCTGCAATGTCAATTGACGCGGATTTCCGCAGCGCAGAATGGTGTGAAAAGCACGATGTTTATCATTCTGTTTCCTCAACTATTGTGGAAATGGATGCAGAGCTTCAGAATTTCGTGGAGAAACTTTCGCACAGAAGTTCCGATGCTTTGGCTTTGATTAAAAAAGTTTCCTGGGAAGGAACCGAACATTTTGAAAGTTTAATGCCGGAGAGAATTCACATGAGCGCAAGTTTAATCCTGGAAGATTCGGCTAAGAAAAATATTGAACTGATCAAAGAAAGGCTGAGAGCGAAATAG
- a CDS encoding 30S ribosomal protein THX: MGKGDQKSRRGKVTAGSYGKKRPRKSNSVKNIPVKVLDEDDKKASKVKVRKEVGYPNDKSENAEMPSETKPKTAAKPKAEKSDKDAKPKAAKTKKTEE; this comes from the coding sequence ATGGGAAAAGGTGATCAGAAATCAAGACGCGGAAAAGTGACTGCAGGAAGTTATGGAAAGAAAAGACCAAGAAAATCGAACTCCGTGAAAAATATTCCGGTGAAGGTTTTAGATGAAGACGATAAAAAAGCATCTAAAGTGAAAGTCAGAAAAGAAGTGGGCTATCCGAATGATAAATCTGAAAATGCGGAAATGCCTTCCGAAACCAAACCCAAAACAGCAGCGAAACCTAAAGCTGAGAAATCCGATAAGGACGCAAAGCCTAAAGCAGCAAAAACAAAAAAAACCGAAGAATAA